In [Mycobacterium] stephanolepidis, the genomic window TTTATGGCTGCCATACAAATTCAAAACAGCGCGATTCGCCCTCGCGCTGATGCAATGGACATCTACACGCAGGATTCGCATCAGATCTGACAAATCGCCACGGCCTTAGAGCCAATCCCGCTCTGAACCAGCTAGCTCAAACTGCCGCCAAAGGAGACACCGCCATGCCCACCACCACCCGGCCCGCCGCATCCGAAAGCCTTCAGTGGCTGCGCCACCGCCCCCGCCATGACCCCATGCTGGCAGAACGAATCGAACACTGGGAGCAACTATTGAGCACGCCGTGCCGCAACGACATCACGTCGTGGCATGACCTCACCATCGAGGATTGGCGCGCCCTTGATCTCGTTGGCGACCCACTGGCCGAGAACTTCATTCTCGCCAAAGCCGAGGAAGGGCTCAAAGACCTCGACGACTTAGCCGCACTCGACATCATGCGAGAGCAAGGCCACACGGCCGCGCTTAACCTGTGGGAATCGATCAACTACGTCCCGGACTTCATCGATTTTGACGAGATGAAACCCGCGCTGAACGCATTGATGCGAAACCCTGTCGGACTGGTCACGTCCCTGTTCAGTGCTCTTGTCTTCACCTATCGGGATCCCAATGTCGCAGGTGTCCTAGACTTCAGCGGGAGGCTAGGGTACGGCGGCGATATCTCCCGAAGATACTGGGAGACTCTGCGCGGCGTCGTCGACGGATCGAAAGTTGAGGACATCAAACCTGGAGGCTCATCCTGGGCTCGTTGGGTACGTATACGCCTCATGCACAGTCGCGTGCGCATCGGCATAAGCCGCAGCGGCACATGGGATTATGGCCTAGGAACGCCAATAAGCGCGGCCTCCATATCCGGCGGGGTATACACTTTTGCCAATTATCCCGTCCAGGCTGCCAGAGGGTTGGGCGGATACTTCTCTCAGAGA contains:
- a CDS encoding oxygenase MpaB family protein, giving the protein MPTTTRPAASESLQWLRHRPRHDPMLAERIEHWEQLLSTPCRNDITSWHDLTIEDWRALDLVGDPLAENFILAKAEEGLKDLDDLAALDIMREQGHTAALNLWESINYVPDFIDFDEMKPALNALMRNPVGLVTSLFSALVFTYRDPNVAGVLDFSGRLGYGGDISRRYWETLRGVVDGSKVEDIKPGGSSWARWVRIRLMHSRVRIGISRSGTWDYGLGTPISAASISGGVYTFANYPVQAARGLGGYFSQREFDAMTRQWQWVTLLQGAPPELVPADISDQHRLSRQLFRERYQRPATDAALRLTDYYYESIGALLSGVKLPRWLTNAIASRSLTHGMSDIPSIASRIAVDLEIPNPPISARLLSALAFANSIFANACRWQPLGKRVAEAITRLTETLIWKGLEGQEATHTTSLG